A portion of the Desulfobaccales bacterium genome contains these proteins:
- a CDS encoding polysaccharide biosynthesis/export family protein yields the protein MKRWRTIWVSGLLLLVMACAGGKGTGVKQVAFPEMKPPPKGPVVVESYRVLKGDTLTISFPLNPELDLKPVLVRPDGKILLNLVGEVNAYGMTIPELQQTIGQRYREFINRTGYSKVLRPNDYFDLKFVYNPELNIGVRIQSDGKVSLPLVGEVQAANLTPEQLRQELIARYSHDIRKPD from the coding sequence ATGAAAAGATGGCGTACTATATGGGTGAGCGGGCTACTCCTTCTGGTTATGGCGTGCGCCGGCGGCAAAGGCACCGGAGTTAAGCAGGTGGCCTTTCCGGAGATGAAACCGCCGCCTAAGGGGCCGGTGGTGGTGGAGTCCTACCGGGTCCTCAAAGGCGACACCTTGACTATCAGCTTCCCCCTTAATCCCGAGCTTGATCTTAAGCCGGTGTTGGTTCGTCCGGACGGCAAAATCCTCTTAAACCTGGTGGGCGAAGTCAATGCTTACGGCATGACCATCCCGGAATTGCAGCAGACCATTGGGCAGCGTTACCGGGAATTCATCAATCGGACCGGCTACAGCAAGGTGTTGCGGCCCAACGACTACTTTGATCTCAAGTTCGTCTATAACCCGGAGCTGAACATCGGGGTGCGTATCCAGTCCGACGGCAAGGTCTCGCTGCCCCTTGTGGGGGAGGTCCAGGCCGCCAATCTGACCCCGGAGCAGTTGCGTCAAGAGCTCATCGCCAGATACTCCCATGATATCCGCAAACCCGATAT
- a CDS encoding sugar transferase: MNPIPNTAVVLAGSLATFHGLALAAYPKILLPLANRPLVHYQAGVLAAAGVTRLILCVQPGMAEVVAAHLRTLPDSLQYLVRETSYGTGGSLKEVADALHGNAFWVMNGDLLLSGGLAEMLAWHQECRALATVGGLKVREAPWEMERVEVDADQQVRSIHRIHPAQERRSTLRPAGLYLFQAEILDYIPESGYFDLKEQLFAPLYHQGARTAVWELPGYSRTITSVGDFFSANLEVLNGRVPLPDPDTAPDNAAQAEINASARVFAPVVVGSGSKVGAEAIILGPSAIGSHCEVERGAVINECVVLDNARIRQGAYLHRCVICAGAIIDNLTSFHEMAVMRTQAALPEQTAVSLREHARRNPAYMGGPLEWQTDAGTIYQNVKRGMDVFLSLLGLIITAPIMLVVAMLIKLDSPGEVIFRQERCGQGGRNFTMYKFRSMLNNAEDLKRELQDLNEVDGPMFKIVQDPRITRVGRFIRDTNLDELPQLWNVLKGDMSMVGPRPLSLDEMRYNPKWRDARLSVRPGMTGLWQVEAHTNVYFNDWIINDLEYVKHCSLWLDVKIMVKTMRRLFREAFGLEMK; encoded by the coding sequence AGTTTTGGCCGCAGCCGGGGTCACCCGCCTGATCCTCTGCGTTCAGCCGGGGATGGCGGAGGTGGTGGCTGCCCACCTCAGGACGCTGCCCGACTCCCTGCAATACCTGGTCCGGGAAACCAGTTATGGTACCGGGGGCTCCCTGAAGGAAGTGGCGGATGCCCTGCACGGGAACGCCTTCTGGGTGATGAACGGCGATTTGTTGTTGAGCGGGGGCCTCGCCGAGATGCTGGCCTGGCACCAAGAATGCCGGGCCCTGGCCACCGTGGGGGGGCTCAAGGTGCGGGAGGCCCCCTGGGAGATGGAGCGGGTCGAAGTTGATGCGGATCAACAGGTCAGGAGCATCCACCGCATCCACCCGGCCCAGGAACGGCGGAGCACCTTGCGTCCCGCCGGCCTTTACCTGTTTCAAGCGGAGATTCTGGATTATATCCCCGAGAGCGGTTACTTCGATCTCAAAGAGCAGCTCTTCGCACCTCTTTACCACCAGGGGGCCCGCACTGCGGTCTGGGAGCTTCCGGGCTATAGCCGCACCATCACCAGCGTCGGCGATTTCTTCAGCGCCAATCTGGAAGTGTTGAATGGTCGGGTACCGCTGCCAGACCCGGACACAGCGCCGGATAATGCCGCTCAGGCCGAAATCAACGCCTCGGCCCGGGTATTTGCCCCGGTAGTGGTAGGTTCGGGTTCGAAGGTGGGCGCTGAGGCCATCATTCTCGGCCCTTCGGCCATCGGCTCCCACTGCGAGGTGGAGCGGGGGGCGGTCATCAATGAGTGCGTGGTTCTGGATAACGCTCGGATTCGTCAGGGGGCCTACCTCCACCGTTGCGTCATCTGCGCAGGGGCCATCATTGACAATTTGACGAGTTTCCACGAAATGGCGGTGATGCGAACCCAGGCTGCGCTGCCCGAGCAAACCGCTGTCTCCCTGCGGGAACATGCCCGGCGCAATCCGGCGTATATGGGAGGGCCGCTGGAATGGCAGACGGACGCGGGAACGATCTATCAGAACGTCAAACGCGGCATGGACGTTTTCTTGTCCTTGTTGGGGCTCATTATCACTGCTCCCATTATGCTGGTTGTAGCCATGCTTATCAAGCTGGATTCCCCGGGGGAGGTCATCTTCAGGCAGGAAAGATGTGGCCAGGGTGGTCGCAATTTCACCATGTATAAATTTCGGTCCATGTTGAATAACGCGGAAGATCTGAAGCGGGAACTTCAGGACTTGAATGAAGTGGACGGGCCGATGTTCAAAATCGTCCAAGATCCTCGGATCACCCGGGTGGGAAGGTTTATCCGGGACACCAACCTGGATGAGCTACCGCAGCTCTGGAACGTCCTGAAAGGAGATATGAGCATGGTGGGCCCCCGGCCTCTGTCTTTAGATGAGATGCGCTACAACCCCAAATGGCGAGATGCGCGGCTGTCGGTGCGCCCCGGCATGACCGGGTTGTGGCAGGTTGAGGCCCATACCAATGTTTATTTTAACGACTGGATCATTAATGACTTGGAATACGTTAAGCATTGTTCTTTGTGGCTTGATGTAAAGATCATGGTCAAGACCATGAGACGCCTATTCCGAGAGGCCTTTGGTCTCGAAATGAAGTAG